In the Paenibacillus pabuli genome, one interval contains:
- a CDS encoding response regulator: MIDILLVDDETYVTESLEMTIPWGELGVTTVLRAASGKEALEILEENAVDIVVTDIRMPGMTGLDLIEEVSSRWSHIRCILLTGHSDFDYAKKAIQLQASDYILKPVNDEEFMASVSAAITSLRGEWDEFDKYHRLLYSRKSDYKILRENLMHDLLLGREITTRALREQLQQYEIGLEPEQPVVMLLIRLTGRFSSMDQQSLDLMDFAVGNIAEEVLGDRFRVWFGRGPHECLVMFLQHQGSMDGDGASMNQETLTGPVDTFREHVIRYLQGDLSMVVTPPFPFNEMTAAYRRSLGSLVLSGPEENKIIFMDKDMTQRMENDAAQALEELYKPPVLPQLLETKQWEAAASKLNAVFDAADRVCLSREHVYEMYLSVTNAFMYIAHKQGHLVHEIDHAGFDLLLAHQLIQSPERLRRWAMEMLAKLQEELSDQAGTQSRRHVIKQVQEMVTRDTGQDLSVKMIADKVYLHPVYLSKIYKAETGEGLGDYMIRMRMERALYLLKNSNKKIYEITSELGYQNPQYFSKMFKKHYGMTPNEFRDQA, from the coding sequence GTGATCGATATACTGTTGGTGGATGACGAAACGTACGTAACGGAGAGTCTGGAGATGACCATTCCGTGGGGAGAGCTGGGGGTAACGACGGTGCTTCGTGCAGCGTCTGGCAAGGAAGCCCTGGAGATTCTGGAGGAAAATGCGGTAGACATTGTCGTTACTGATATTCGTATGCCGGGTATGACGGGATTGGACCTGATCGAAGAGGTAAGCAGCAGATGGTCTCATATCCGCTGTATTCTGCTGACCGGGCACAGTGATTTTGATTATGCCAAAAAGGCAATCCAGCTGCAGGCATCCGATTATATTCTCAAACCCGTGAACGATGAGGAGTTTATGGCATCCGTCTCTGCTGCGATTACGTCTCTCCGCGGAGAGTGGGATGAGTTTGATAAATATCACCGGCTTCTGTACAGCCGGAAGTCGGATTATAAAATTTTGCGCGAAAATCTGATGCATGATCTGCTGCTTGGCCGTGAAATCACAACGCGAGCGCTTCGTGAACAGCTGCAGCAGTATGAGATAGGACTTGAACCGGAACAACCGGTGGTCATGCTCCTCATTCGTCTTACAGGCCGTTTCTCTTCCATGGATCAGCAATCACTGGACCTGATGGACTTTGCGGTAGGCAATATTGCAGAAGAAGTCCTCGGGGACCGGTTCAGAGTTTGGTTTGGGCGAGGACCGCATGAATGTCTGGTCATGTTTCTTCAACATCAGGGATCGATGGACGGGGACGGAGCATCGATGAATCAGGAAACATTGACCGGACCGGTGGATACCTTCCGGGAGCATGTCATTCGTTATTTGCAGGGTGATCTGTCCATGGTGGTCACACCTCCTTTTCCTTTTAATGAAATGACAGCGGCCTATCGCAGAAGTCTGGGCTCGCTTGTCCTTTCGGGTCCGGAAGAGAACAAGATTATTTTTATGGACAAGGATATGACCCAACGGATGGAAAATGATGCAGCGCAAGCGCTGGAGGAACTCTATAAACCTCCCGTTTTGCCCCAGTTACTTGAAACGAAGCAGTGGGAAGCTGCAGCAAGCAAGCTTAATGCTGTTTTTGACGCGGCAGATCGGGTGTGTTTGTCCAGGGAGCATGTGTATGAGATGTATTTGTCTGTGACCAATGCGTTTATGTATATCGCCCACAAGCAGGGTCATCTGGTGCACGAGATCGATCATGCAGGCTTTGACCTGCTGCTGGCACATCAGTTGATCCAATCTCCCGAACGGTTGCGGCGCTGGGCAATGGAAATGCTTGCGAAGCTTCAGGAAGAGTTGTCCGATCAGGCGGGAACCCAGAGCCGCAGGCATGTCATCAAGCAGGTTCAGGAGATGGTTACCAGAGATACGGGGCAGGATCTGTCCGTGAAGATGATTGCCGATAAGGTATACCTGCATCCCGTGTATCTGTCGAAGATTTACAAAGCCGAAACCGGCGAAGGACTTGGGGACTACATGATCCGCATGCGCATGGAGCGCGCACTGTATCTGCTGAAGAACAGCAACAAGAAGATTTATGAGATTACGAGTGAACTTGGATATCAAAATCCGCAATATTTCAGCAAAATGTTCAAAAAGCATTACGGCATGACGCCGAATGAATTCCGTGACCAGGCATAA
- a CDS encoding sugar ABC transporter: MRAKSTKKRWLPLLATTTCLAVILAACGGGSGGESAGSSSSAIENEYKEKYDPEVTITTAWGIDPELKFKNGESMENNVATKWAKEKFGINIKSLWSVTDTNGAFATKLRLAMSSGQEMPDVVTVGDNLLAQDLIDSGMYQEVGPLFDKYASDTWKKAMEQDPNVWNQYSRDGKRMGIPVLDYAYNNDYLLWIRQDWLDKLNLKAPKTIDELETVMEAFKNQNPDGLAPDKVIPLSIGFKTSMNTWMGDPSWIFGAYGTLPFQWNLGADGKLEYGSINPGMKQGLTKLSEWLQKGYIPQEAALWDENKTAEPAVAGTAGIIPGPYWMSGWPLLDTVKNVPSAVWKPIEIPVGPEGKAMRHGTQFVNGVILIKKDMEHPEAFFTYENYLFDNYADPAPGSPYDNGLFEKYDYQLDANGKQMPIDDIEGGYVNVVRYLLVRDGARIPDAQMKALLNLADGKEPETKLEKDVAVNYGKETPAAAKVLLSQEEISYKNMFTGPTTATMKSKLDYLNKIENQAFNEIIYGKNPVDAFDTFVQTWKSGGGDQITQEVNEWYESVKK, from the coding sequence ATGAGAGCGAAATCTACAAAAAAGAGATGGCTGCCGCTCCTGGCTACGACAACGTGTTTGGCTGTCATTCTTGCTGCATGCGGAGGAGGCAGTGGCGGTGAGAGTGCAGGTTCCAGCTCGTCTGCCATTGAAAACGAATACAAAGAAAAATATGATCCGGAAGTGACCATTACGACAGCATGGGGAATAGATCCGGAGCTGAAGTTTAAAAACGGTGAATCGATGGAAAATAACGTGGCAACCAAGTGGGCCAAAGAGAAGTTTGGGATCAACATCAAATCGCTGTGGTCCGTTACGGACACCAACGGTGCGTTTGCAACGAAGCTTCGTCTGGCCATGTCTTCCGGTCAAGAGATGCCTGACGTGGTAACGGTGGGAGACAACCTGCTCGCTCAGGATCTGATTGACTCAGGCATGTATCAGGAAGTCGGTCCACTTTTCGATAAATACGCATCCGACACTTGGAAGAAAGCCATGGAGCAGGACCCGAACGTATGGAACCAGTACAGCCGCGATGGCAAAAGAATGGGTATACCGGTACTCGACTATGCCTACAACAATGACTACCTGCTCTGGATTCGCCAGGACTGGCTGGACAAGCTCAACCTGAAAGCGCCAAAAACCATTGACGAGCTGGAAACGGTAATGGAAGCGTTCAAAAATCAGAATCCGGATGGACTCGCACCAGATAAGGTCATCCCACTGAGTATCGGTTTCAAAACGTCCATGAATACTTGGATGGGTGATCCATCCTGGATCTTCGGTGCCTACGGTACACTGCCGTTCCAATGGAATCTGGGTGCAGATGGCAAGCTGGAGTATGGCTCCATCAACCCTGGCATGAAACAGGGTTTGACCAAATTGAGCGAGTGGCTCCAAAAAGGATATATTCCACAGGAAGCAGCCTTGTGGGATGAAAACAAAACGGCAGAGCCTGCCGTGGCGGGTACGGCCGGTATTATTCCTGGTCCTTACTGGATGAGCGGATGGCCGCTGTTGGATACGGTGAAAAATGTTCCAAGTGCCGTTTGGAAACCGATCGAAATTCCAGTAGGACCCGAAGGTAAAGCGATGCGTCACGGTACACAGTTTGTTAATGGTGTCATCCTGATCAAGAAAGATATGGAGCATCCCGAAGCATTCTTCACGTATGAGAACTACCTGTTTGACAACTATGCAGATCCTGCTCCAGGTAGTCCGTACGATAACGGTTTGTTTGAAAAGTATGACTATCAATTGGATGCCAATGGCAAACAAATGCCGATAGATGATATTGAAGGCGGTTATGTCAACGTTGTCCGTTACCTGCTCGTTCGTGATGGTGCCCGTATTCCGGATGCGCAGATGAAAGCGCTCTTGAATCTGGCAGACGGCAAAGAGCCTGAAACGAAGCTGGAGAAGGACGTTGCCGTTAACTATGGTAAGGAAACACCTGCTGCAGCGAAAGTGCTGCTGAGTCAGGAAGAGATCTCGTACAAGAACATGTTCACAGGTCCGACCACAGCGACGATGAAATCCAAGCTGGATTACCTGAACAAAATCGAGAATCAGGCCTTTAATGAAATCATTTACGGCAAGAACCCTGTAGATGCGTTTGACACATTTGTTCAAACATGGAAATCAGGTGGTGGCGATCAAATCACACAAGAGGTCAATGAGTGGTATGAGAGCGTAAAAAAATAA